One cyanobiont of Ornithocercus magnificus DNA segment encodes these proteins:
- a CDS encoding YdiU family protein: protein MCHISSLAFQPFIEELGEKFWDIVEPAIFPCSQLRFRNNFVLEQLGLNCYAVTDSEIEAAFGRFEGRAPLLALRYHGYQLGTYNPSLGDGRGFLYGQLADTRGNLQDLSTKGSGTTPWSRGGDGRLTLKGGVREIIASEALHRLGVTTSRTLSLVETGEELWRGDESSPARGSVMVRIARTHLRFGTCERLLYQNDSQGLERLLLFVIALYYPEVAAVYPADCSSKAALERHLVAFYAELVNRVAKLAAEWMVAGFTHGVLNTDNMSLAGEGLDYGPYAFLNRWDPKFTATHFDQTGLYAYGQQPTICRHNLRLLQEPLTMLLPKELMEEHLEQFTNIYEQHHRICFLRRLGLTSDFATEGKELIAATLNLLAKWPVDYGRFFSGLAKHVSADGIPDKFESLLPFLSKVPEPTRESWLYWRDTWLYQLRQLSPSDNSRKAVANRLQRWNLPHVPNRSLIEDLWQAIDEYDDWRPLKNWLTEVMIS, encoded by the coding sequence ATGTGCCACATTTCTTCACTAGCTTTTCAGCCATTCATCGAAGAGCTAGGAGAAAAATTCTGGGATATTGTTGAGCCTGCAATATTCCCTTGTTCACAACTGCGGTTTCGCAATAACTTCGTTTTAGAGCAGCTTGGCCTTAACTGTTATGCTGTCACTGATAGCGAGATAGAAGCCGCATTTGGCAGATTCGAAGGACGGGCACCACTGCTAGCTCTGCGCTATCATGGTTACCAGCTTGGTACCTATAACCCATCTCTTGGCGATGGTCGTGGCTTTCTCTATGGCCAGCTAGCTGATACTAGGGGCAACCTGCAAGACCTAAGCACCAAGGGCTCTGGTACTACTCCTTGGAGCCGTGGTGGTGATGGCCGTCTAACCCTTAAGGGAGGAGTGCGCGAGATAATTGCTAGCGAGGCACTTCACCGCCTCGGCGTTACTACAAGTCGAACACTCTCGCTGGTCGAGACTGGCGAAGAGCTCTGGCGAGGAGATGAATCTTCTCCTGCCCGTGGCTCAGTAATGGTTCGTATTGCACGTACCCACCTCCGCTTTGGCACTTGTGAACGCCTCCTCTACCAAAATGATTCACAGGGCTTGGAAAGACTTCTACTTTTTGTGATTGCGCTCTACTACCCTGAAGTCGCAGCTGTGTATCCGGCAGACTGTTCTAGTAAAGCAGCTCTCGAGCGACATTTAGTGGCATTTTATGCTGAGCTAGTTAATCGAGTGGCAAAGCTTGCTGCAGAATGGATGGTAGCAGGATTCACCCACGGTGTGCTTAACACCGACAATATGTCTTTGGCAGGTGAGGGCCTTGATTATGGTCCCTACGCATTTCTCAATCGCTGGGATCCCAAATTTACTGCCACACACTTTGACCAAACCGGTCTCTATGCTTATGGACAACAGCCAACAATTTGTCGGCACAATCTGCGGCTGCTCCAAGAACCATTGACAATGTTGCTACCGAAAGAGTTGATGGAGGAGCATCTAGAACAGTTCACTAACATCTACGAGCAGCATCATAGAATTTGTTTTCTCCGTCGATTGGGCCTGACATCAGATTTTGCTACTGAGGGCAAGGAGCTGATAGCTGCCACACTTAACTTGCTCGCAAAGTGGCCAGTGGACTACGGACGATTTTTCTCTGGACTTGCCAAACATGTATCTGCGGACGGTATCCCTGACAAGTTCGAATCTCTATTGCCTTTTCTGAGCAAAGTTCCAGAGCCTACGCGAGAATCTTGGCTCTACTGGCGTGATACTTGGTTATACCAATTACGCCAGCTTTCACCCTCAGATAATTCCAGGAAGGCAGTTGCAAATCGCCTACAGCGCTGGAACCTTCCACATGTACCTAACAGATCTTTAATTGAGGATCTCTGGCAAGCAATCGATGAATATGATGACTGGAGGCCTCTTAAGAACTGGTTGACGGAAGTCATGATAAGTTAG